A window of the Streptomyces sp. NBC_00454 genome harbors these coding sequences:
- a CDS encoding ATP-binding protein, with protein sequence MQVLQVQLEVGPDPAEVGRARRWARSRLAGSGIGDDEPLAETLILLISELVTNAVVHTGCPAVLRMLFGEPGVRVEVADASGRAPARRQAAGDDTGGRGLELVDGLADRWGWQPEGAGKRIWCEVDRAEKAEADRVADGQETRGAIREPRVYL encoded by the coding sequence GTGCAGGTGCTTCAGGTGCAGCTGGAGGTAGGACCGGACCCCGCCGAGGTCGGCCGGGCCCGCCGATGGGCCCGCTCGCGGCTGGCGGGCTCGGGCATAGGGGATGACGAGCCGCTCGCCGAGACGCTGATCCTGCTGATCTCCGAGCTGGTCACCAACGCCGTCGTGCACACCGGCTGTCCGGCCGTGCTGCGCATGCTGTTCGGGGAGCCGGGCGTACGGGTCGAGGTCGCCGATGCGAGCGGCCGGGCGCCGGCCCGGCGGCAGGCCGCCGGGGACGACACGGGCGGCCGCGGCCTGGAGCTGGTGGACGGGCTGGCGGACCGCTGGGGCTGGCAGCCCGAGGGCGCCGGGAAGCGGATCTGGTGCGAGGTCGACCGCGCGGAGAAGGCCGAAGCCGACCGGGTCGCGGACGGGCAGGAAACTCGTGGGGCGATCCGGGAACCGCGCGTGTACCTCTAA
- a CDS encoding acyl-CoA dehydrogenase family protein: MDFQPTQDQRDLRAGVRDLLAGRYGREELRASVDAAAASGGSVDRALWRELGEAGFFALRLPEEEGGVGLGLPEAVLVFEEAGRALLPGPLVATHLAAGVVPGAAEGTAVVTAFDLGSGQGPGPGSGPGSGPGSGPGSGPAGPLVSHLGESDAVLGLAELPAGEPVRSADPLTPLARVPVGASVPADPDAHRDEGALLTAALQLGSALRTVELAVRYAKEREQFGQPIGAFQAVKHLCAQMLVRAEVARTAVYAAAVTGDPGEVAGAKLLADEAAVRNARDCLQVHGGMGFTWEADVHLHLKRAWVRAEQWRTAAQAEEALAQELLAGAV; the protein is encoded by the coding sequence GTGGACTTCCAGCCGACGCAGGACCAGCGGGACCTGCGCGCAGGCGTACGGGACCTCCTGGCCGGCCGGTACGGGCGCGAGGAGCTGCGCGCTTCGGTCGACGCGGCGGCCGCCTCCGGCGGGTCCGTGGACCGGGCCCTGTGGCGGGAGCTCGGCGAAGCCGGGTTCTTCGCACTGCGGCTCCCCGAGGAAGAGGGCGGGGTCGGGCTCGGCCTGCCCGAGGCGGTCCTCGTCTTCGAGGAGGCCGGGCGGGCGCTGCTGCCGGGTCCGCTGGTGGCCACCCACCTGGCCGCCGGGGTGGTCCCGGGGGCCGCGGAGGGGACGGCGGTGGTGACGGCCTTCGACCTGGGCTCCGGGCAGGGACCTGGCCCGGGCTCCGGTCCGGGCTCCGGTCCCGGCTCCGGTCCCGGCTCCGGCCCGGCCGGCCCGCTGGTGTCCCACCTCGGGGAATCGGACGCGGTGCTCGGGCTCGCCGAGCTCCCCGCCGGGGAACCGGTGCGCTCGGCGGACCCCCTGACACCGCTGGCGCGGGTGCCCGTAGGGGCGTCCGTACCGGCGGACCCGGACGCCCACCGCGACGAGGGGGCGCTGCTGACGGCCGCGCTCCAGCTCGGCAGCGCGCTGCGCACGGTGGAGCTTGCGGTGCGGTACGCCAAGGAGCGCGAGCAGTTCGGGCAGCCGATCGGGGCGTTCCAGGCGGTCAAGCACCTGTGCGCGCAGATGCTGGTGCGCGCCGAGGTGGCCCGTACGGCGGTCTACGCGGCCGCGGTGACGGGCGATCCGGGGGAGGTGGCCGGGGCCAAACTGCTGGCCGACGAGGCGGCCGTGCGCAATGCCCGGGACTGCCTGCAGGTGCACGGCGGGATGGGGTTCACCTGGGAGGCGGACGTGCACCTGCACCTGAAGCGGGCCTGGGTGCGGGCGGAGCAGTGGCGCACGGCGGCACAGGCGGAGGAGGCGCTGGCGCAGGAGCTGCTGGCAGGAGCGGTGTAG
- a CDS encoding acyl-CoA dehydrogenase, translating to MDLTYTEEEQEFRARLRAWLGKALPELPAKPSPDDWPGRRAYDAGWQRRLYDAGYAGLHWPVDAGGRGATPTQHLIFLEETERAGAPYVGANFVGLLHAGPTIAAEGTAEQRSRWLPPVLSGDEVWCQGFSEPDAGSDLASLRTRAVRDGDEYVITGSKIWTSHAEVADWCELLVRTDPDAPKHRGISWLAMPMDAPGVTIRPLRTLAGSTEFAEMFLDEVRVPVANRVGAENDGWRVTMVTLSFERGTAFVGEVVACRRTLGELARTAKANGRWDDPVLRRRLGRLYGEFGALWRLTQWNVSESERSGGVPGIGGSVFKLAYSHARQELYDTAAEVLGAQSLSLDEEWTLDRLSSLSYTIAAGTSQIQQNIVAERILGLPKGR from the coding sequence GTGGACCTCACCTACACCGAGGAGGAACAGGAGTTCCGGGCCCGGCTGCGCGCCTGGCTCGGCAAGGCGCTCCCCGAGCTCCCCGCCAAGCCGTCCCCCGACGACTGGCCCGGCCGGCGCGCGTACGACGCGGGCTGGCAGCGCCGCCTGTACGACGCCGGGTACGCCGGGCTGCACTGGCCCGTGGACGCGGGCGGCCGCGGGGCCACCCCGACGCAGCACCTGATCTTCCTGGAGGAGACCGAGCGCGCCGGAGCCCCGTACGTCGGCGCGAACTTCGTCGGGCTGCTGCACGCCGGGCCGACCATCGCCGCCGAGGGCACCGCCGAGCAGCGCTCGCGCTGGCTGCCGCCCGTACTGAGCGGGGACGAGGTGTGGTGCCAGGGCTTCAGCGAGCCGGACGCCGGCTCCGACCTCGCCTCGCTGCGCACCCGCGCCGTCCGCGACGGCGACGAGTACGTGATCACCGGCTCCAAGATCTGGACCTCGCACGCGGAGGTGGCCGACTGGTGCGAGCTGCTGGTCAGGACCGATCCGGATGCCCCGAAGCACCGCGGGATCTCCTGGCTGGCCATGCCGATGGACGCGCCGGGGGTGACCATCCGGCCGCTGCGGACGCTGGCCGGGTCCACGGAGTTCGCGGAGATGTTCCTCGACGAGGTACGGGTCCCCGTCGCCAACCGGGTCGGCGCCGAGAACGACGGCTGGCGCGTCACCATGGTGACCCTGTCCTTCGAGCGCGGCACCGCCTTCGTGGGCGAGGTCGTCGCCTGCCGGCGCACCCTGGGCGAGCTGGCGCGCACCGCGAAGGCCAACGGCCGCTGGGACGATCCCGTACTGCGCCGCCGGCTCGGGCGGCTGTACGGGGAGTTCGGCGCGCTGTGGCGGCTCACCCAGTGGAACGTCAGCGAGTCCGAGCGCTCGGGCGGCGTCCCGGGCATCGGCGGCAGCGTCTTCAAACTGGCGTACTCGCACGCCCGCCAGGAGCTGTACGACACCGCCGCCGAGGTGCTGGGCGCCCAGTCCCTCTCCCTGGACGAGGAGTGGACCCTGGACCGGCTCTCGTCCCTCTCCTACACGATCGCCGCGGGCACCTCGCAGATCCAGCAGAACATCGTCGCCGAGCGGATCCTCGGCCTTCCGAAGGGCAGGTGA
- a CDS encoding amidohydrolase family protein yields the protein MMELPRIISVDDHVIEPAHLFDVWLPAKYRDRGPKALTAGIGELAYTGGKYQITMDPEGPPTDWWIYEDLKFPYKRNIAAVGFDRDDMTLEGITREEMRRGCWDPKARLLDMDLNHVEASLCFPTFPRFCGQTFAEAHDKEVALACVRAYNDWMVEEWCGDSGGRLIPLCIIPLWDIDLAVAEIRRNAARGVRAVTFSEIPTYLGLPSIHSGYWDPFFAVCQETGTVVNMHIGSSSQMPAASPDAPPAVQAALSFNNAMASMMDFLFSGVLVKFPTLKLAYSEGQMGWIPYALERADDVWQEHRAWGGVKDLIPEPPSTYYYRQMFCCFFRDKHGIASLDVVGRDNATFETDYPHVDSTFPHTKEVALDHVKGLDEETIYKLMRGNAIRMLGLDFDRDRRAGR from the coding sequence ATCATGGAACTGCCTCGGATCATCAGCGTCGACGACCACGTCATCGAACCGGCGCACCTGTTCGACGTATGGCTGCCGGCCAAGTACCGCGACCGCGGCCCCAAGGCGCTCACCGCCGGGATCGGCGAACTCGCCTACACCGGCGGCAAGTACCAGATCACCATGGACCCCGAGGGCCCGCCCACCGACTGGTGGATCTACGAGGACCTCAAGTTCCCGTACAAGCGCAACATCGCCGCCGTCGGCTTCGACCGCGACGACATGACCCTGGAGGGCATCACCCGCGAGGAGATGCGGCGCGGCTGCTGGGACCCCAAGGCCCGGCTGCTCGACATGGACCTCAACCACGTCGAGGCCTCCCTGTGCTTCCCGACCTTCCCGCGCTTCTGCGGGCAGACCTTCGCCGAAGCCCACGACAAGGAGGTCGCCCTCGCCTGCGTGCGCGCGTACAACGACTGGATGGTCGAGGAGTGGTGCGGCGACAGCGGCGGCCGGCTGATCCCGCTGTGCATCATCCCGCTCTGGGACATCGACCTGGCCGTCGCCGAGATCCGGCGCAACGCCGCCCGCGGCGTGCGGGCGGTGACCTTCTCCGAGATCCCCACCTACCTGGGGCTGCCGTCCATCCACTCCGGGTACTGGGACCCCTTCTTCGCCGTCTGCCAGGAGACCGGCACCGTCGTCAACATGCACATCGGGTCCAGCTCCCAGATGCCCGCCGCGTCCCCCGACGCACCGCCCGCCGTCCAGGCCGCGCTCAGCTTCAACAACGCCATGGCCTCGATGATGGACTTCCTCTTCAGCGGGGTCCTCGTCAAGTTCCCGACGCTCAAACTCGCCTACAGCGAAGGCCAGATGGGCTGGATCCCGTACGCCCTGGAGCGCGCCGACGACGTGTGGCAGGAGCACCGCGCCTGGGGCGGGGTCAAGGACCTGATCCCCGAGCCGCCGTCCACGTACTACTACCGGCAGATGTTCTGCTGCTTCTTCCGCGACAAGCACGGCATCGCCTCGCTGGACGTCGTCGGACGCGACAACGCGACCTTCGAGACCGACTACCCGCACGTGGACTCGACCTTCCCGCACACCAAGGAGGTCGCCCTCGACCACGTCAAGGGACTGGACGAGGAGACCATCTACAAACTGATGCGCGGCAACGCCATCCGCATGCTCGGCCTGGACTTCGACCGCGACCGGCGGGCGGGGCGGTAG
- a CDS encoding AMP-binding protein, with translation MPDTTDATDSPTVAATATATDSPTDSPTATATDIAIDLSRSPTLWDLIARRAAMTPDAPVLIEAAEDPAHDRRLTFGELRTRSEEVAAGLYDMGVRPGTVVAWQLPTRIETVLLSIALARIGAVQTPVIPFYRDREVGFALRESKAEFFASPGTWRGFDHTAMAERLGARGVFEAYDSLPAGDPAVLPAPPSEGTSVRWIYWTSGTTSDPKGVLHTDRSLIAGGSCLAHALHLTPADVGSMAFPFAHIAGPDYTVMLLLYGFPAVLFEKFAMPDALDGYRRHGVTVAGGSTAFYSMFLTEQRKAPSTPLIPSLRLLAGGGAPKPPEIYHAVVRELGCQLTHGYGMTEVPMITMGAPDDTPENLATTEGRPPAGMSIRITTAAGTPLPAGTDGEVRLCGEAVCQGYLDAAQNTDVFDADGYLITGDLGHLTPDGYLVLTGRSKDVIIRKGENISAKEIEDLLHELPAIADVAVIGLPDPERGERVCAVVEQPAGATPLTLPELTAHLRAQGLSTHKLPEQLELVEALPRNDALRKVLKYKLRERYAK, from the coding sequence ATGCCGGACACGACGGACGCAACGGACAGCCCGACGGTCGCGGCGACGGCCACCGCGACGGACAGCCCGACGGACAGCCCGACGGCCACCGCGACGGACATCGCGATCGACCTGAGCCGCTCCCCCACCCTCTGGGACTTGATCGCCCGGCGGGCGGCCATGACCCCCGACGCCCCCGTCCTCATCGAGGCAGCCGAGGACCCCGCCCACGACCGCCGGCTGACCTTCGGAGAGCTGCGCACCCGCTCCGAGGAGGTCGCGGCCGGCCTGTACGACATGGGCGTCCGCCCCGGCACGGTCGTCGCCTGGCAGCTCCCCACCCGCATCGAGACCGTCCTGCTCTCGATCGCCCTGGCCCGCATCGGCGCCGTCCAGACCCCGGTCATCCCCTTCTACCGGGACCGCGAGGTCGGCTTCGCGCTGCGCGAGTCGAAGGCGGAGTTCTTCGCCTCGCCCGGCACCTGGCGCGGCTTCGACCACACGGCGATGGCGGAGCGCCTGGGCGCCCGCGGCGTCTTCGAGGCCTACGACTCCCTCCCGGCCGGGGACCCGGCCGTACTGCCCGCACCCCCGTCCGAGGGCACCTCCGTCCGCTGGATCTACTGGACCTCGGGCACCACCTCGGACCCCAAGGGAGTCCTGCACACCGACCGCTCCCTCATCGCGGGCGGCTCCTGCCTGGCCCACGCCCTGCACCTGACCCCCGCCGATGTGGGCTCGATGGCCTTCCCCTTCGCCCACATCGCCGGCCCCGACTACACGGTGATGCTGCTGCTCTACGGGTTCCCCGCGGTCCTGTTCGAGAAGTTCGCGATGCCCGACGCGCTGGACGGCTACCGCCGCCACGGGGTCACGGTGGCCGGCGGCTCCACGGCCTTCTACTCCATGTTCCTGACGGAACAGCGCAAGGCCCCGTCCACTCCCCTCATCCCGTCCCTGCGCCTCCTGGCGGGCGGCGGCGCCCCCAAACCCCCGGAGATCTACCACGCGGTCGTCCGCGAACTGGGCTGCCAGCTCACCCACGGCTACGGCATGACCGAAGTCCCGATGATCACCATGGGCGCCCCGGACGACACACCGGAGAACCTGGCCACCACGGAGGGCCGCCCCCCGGCGGGCATGTCCATCCGCATCACCACGGCAGCGGGCACGCCCCTGCCCGCGGGCACGGACGGGGAGGTCCGGCTGTGCGGCGAAGCGGTCTGCCAGGGCTACCTCGACGCCGCCCAGAACACCGACGTCTTCGACGCCGACGGCTACCTGATCACCGGCGACCTCGGCCACCTCACCCCGGACGGCTACCTGGTCCTGACCGGCCGCAGCAAGGACGTCATCATCCGCAAGGGCGAGAACATCTCCGCCAAGGAGATCGAGGACCTGCTCCACGAACTCCCCGCGATAGCCGACGTCGCCGTCATCGGCCTCCCGGACCCCGAGCGCGGCGAACGCGTCTGCGCGGTGGTCGAACAACCCGCGGGCGCCACCCCGTTGACCCTGCCCGAGCTCACGGCCCACCTCCGCGCGCAGGGCCTGTCCACCCACAAGCTCCCGGAGCAACTGGAGCTGGTGGAGGCCCTGCCGCGCAACGACGCCCTGCGCAAGGTCCTCAAGTACAAGCTGCGCGAGCGGTACGCGAAGTAG
- a CDS encoding helix-turn-helix domain-containing protein: MPGGRLTQPERQQIALGLADGLAYAEIARRLDRPTSTITREVMRNGGPTTYRADQAHRATERRAHRRVPAAPRNPATPAQPHGRDADAVHAYEELFTTVLIQSGTPKMMARVLTCLYTSDSGSLTASELVQRLQVSPASVSKAITFLEGQDLVRRERDERRRERYVVDNDVWYQSMIASARGTAQLAEVARQGVGVLGPQTPAAVRLENIARFVDFVSESITRAADQARDILHTGPTPTPRDPA, from the coding sequence ATGCCGGGAGGCAGGCTCACCCAGCCCGAACGCCAGCAGATCGCGCTGGGGCTGGCCGACGGCCTCGCCTACGCGGAGATCGCCAGACGCCTGGACCGCCCCACCTCGACGATCACGCGCGAGGTGATGCGCAACGGCGGCCCCACCACCTACCGCGCCGACCAGGCCCACCGCGCCACCGAACGCCGCGCCCACCGCCGCGTACCGGCCGCGCCCAGGAACCCGGCTACGCCCGCGCAACCCCACGGGCGCGACGCCGATGCGGTGCACGCGTACGAGGAGCTTTTCACCACCGTCCTCATACAGTCGGGGACGCCCAAGATGATGGCCCGGGTCCTGACCTGCCTCTACACCAGCGACTCCGGCAGCCTCACCGCGTCCGAACTCGTCCAGCGCCTCCAGGTCAGCCCGGCGTCCGTCTCGAAGGCGATCACGTTCCTCGAAGGCCAGGACCTGGTCCGCCGGGAACGCGACGAACGCCGCCGCGAGCGCTACGTCGTGGACAACGACGTCTGGTACCAGTCGATGATCGCCAGCGCCCGCGGCACCGCCCAGCTCGCCGAGGTCGCCCGCCAGGGCGTGGGCGTCCTGGGCCCCCAAACCCCGGCCGCCGTCCGCCTGGAGAACATCGCCCGCTTCGTCGACTTCGTCTCGGAAAGCATCACCCGAGCCGCCGACCAGGCCCGCGACATCCTCCACACCGGGCCGACCCCGACACCCCGGGATCCGGCGTAG
- a CDS encoding EF-hand domain-containing protein, producing the protein MDSAEYERKIASRFATFDQDGNGYIDREDFSTAAKAVLAEFAVAARSDKGQEVFAGAEAFWQGMAGIADVDGDQRVTREEFITGAAKRLRDNPQRFAEIARPFLRAVIAVAHGDGEGAAATPAAAARVLRVLGTPEHLAGPVAAALDADGDGLITEDEILAAFAGYCGVAAPDA; encoded by the coding sequence ATGGACAGCGCAGAGTACGAGCGCAAGATCGCCTCCCGATTCGCCACCTTCGACCAGGACGGGAACGGCTATATCGACCGGGAGGACTTCAGTACCGCCGCCAAGGCGGTGCTGGCCGAATTCGCCGTGGCCGCCCGCTCCGACAAGGGCCAGGAAGTCTTCGCGGGCGCGGAGGCCTTCTGGCAGGGCATGGCCGGAATCGCCGACGTCGACGGCGACCAGCGCGTGACGCGCGAGGAGTTCATCACGGGCGCGGCGAAGCGGCTGCGGGACAACCCGCAGCGCTTCGCGGAGATCGCCCGGCCGTTCCTGCGGGCCGTGATCGCGGTGGCCCACGGCGACGGCGAGGGCGCCGCCGCCACCCCGGCCGCGGCGGCGCGCGTCCTGCGCGTACTGGGTACTCCGGAGCATCTGGCGGGCCCGGTCGCCGCGGCCCTGGACGCCGACGGCGACGGCCTCATCACGGAGGACGAGATCCTGGCCGCCTTCGCCGGCTACTGCGGCGTGGCGGCCCCGGACGCGTAA
- a CDS encoding sigma-70 family RNA polymerase sigma factor, giving the protein MPKDVPPRWDRRMQQRLARGEAAALGELYDRFASLVHSLAHRVLGDEKAADRITREVFGYIWENPDAYDPKQGSMRSWVARITQGQAVARLRQAELGRGSREELEQKVRSANAAARADFIVTSMPAPLRAALELAYFKRRDYRQAAADLQISEDEARRRLRLGLQLLSTANALPRDDTVPRGPGPSASASGYGTPR; this is encoded by the coding sequence ATGCCGAAGGACGTTCCACCGCGCTGGGACCGCCGCATGCAACAACGCCTGGCGCGCGGCGAGGCCGCCGCGCTCGGGGAGCTGTACGACCGCTTCGCCTCGCTCGTGCACAGCCTCGCCCACCGGGTCCTCGGGGACGAGAAGGCCGCCGACCGGATCACCCGCGAGGTCTTCGGCTACATCTGGGAGAACCCGGACGCCTACGACCCCAAGCAGGGCTCCATGCGCTCCTGGGTCGCCCGCATCACCCAGGGTCAGGCCGTGGCGCGCCTGCGCCAGGCCGAGCTGGGGCGCGGCTCCCGCGAGGAGTTGGAGCAGAAGGTGCGCAGCGCCAACGCGGCCGCCCGCGCCGACTTCATCGTCACCTCCATGCCCGCACCGCTGCGGGCCGCGCTCGAACTCGCCTACTTCAAGCGCCGCGACTACCGGCAGGCCGCCGCCGACCTCCAGATCAGCGAGGACGAGGCGCGGCGCCGGCTGCGGCTCGGCCTGCAGCTCCTGTCGACGGCCAATGCCCTTCCCCGGGACGACACCGTCCCGCGCGGGCCCGGTCCCTCCGCCTCCGCCTCCGGATATGGAACGCCCCGATGA
- a CDS encoding maleylpyruvate isomerase N-terminal domain-containing protein: MSSPHDAEDEYERPPGNRGAGGSARIPGPRGAADDLEDLGALGALGKPGDPGDPGHLDYTESPEADEQNEYTEYDGYAGYPAPVEYTAPVPAPPPPTHAVLKSLLGAWALAACSAEETQAVEDHLTECAPCAEEALRLRDAVGLLHPEDSLDLKPLLRSRVLEDCLGKRPARIPVPVWATPYDTETARLDALLRDFGDSEWHTPVRLKWFEEERRQSRRTTVAGVIGHLLSVDGLVAAALGLDDPLGPDAPAGSPTDRTEHFWEASPYPTTRRVREPWREQGHTLVRTVSFAGRGVAELSVSYGPFALPLGDAFLERAFECWVHAVDIAEAVDYPYEPPSAPHLHRMIDLAARLLPEALAGRRRAGLASPARGLVAAGAPGRTLHLEIEGAGGGGWDIALDSPAAKPSPDHTVARIALDGHEFCQLAAGHISPEDAAVGQNGDREAIRDVLFAAASLSRL; the protein is encoded by the coding sequence ATGAGCAGCCCCCACGACGCCGAAGACGAGTACGAGCGGCCCCCCGGCAACCGGGGCGCCGGCGGTTCGGCGCGCATACCGGGCCCGCGCGGTGCGGCCGACGACCTGGAGGATCTGGGGGCCTTGGGGGCCTTGGGGAAACCGGGCGACCCGGGCGACCCGGGCCACCTCGACTACACCGAGTCCCCGGAAGCCGACGAACAGAACGAGTACACCGAGTACGACGGTTACGCCGGCTACCCCGCGCCCGTCGAGTACACCGCACCCGTGCCCGCTCCTCCCCCGCCCACCCACGCCGTGCTGAAGTCCCTGCTCGGCGCCTGGGCGCTCGCCGCGTGTTCCGCGGAGGAGACCCAGGCCGTGGAGGACCACCTCACCGAGTGCGCGCCCTGCGCCGAGGAGGCGCTGCGGCTGCGCGACGCCGTGGGCCTGCTGCACCCGGAGGACAGCCTCGACCTCAAGCCGCTGCTGCGCTCGCGCGTGCTGGAGGACTGCCTCGGCAAGCGGCCGGCCCGGATCCCGGTGCCGGTGTGGGCGACCCCGTACGACACCGAGACGGCGCGGCTCGATGCGCTGCTACGGGACTTCGGGGACTCCGAGTGGCACACCCCGGTCCGGCTCAAGTGGTTCGAGGAGGAACGGCGCCAGTCCCGCCGGACCACGGTGGCCGGAGTCATCGGGCACCTCCTGTCCGTGGACGGGCTGGTCGCGGCCGCGCTGGGACTGGACGACCCGCTGGGCCCGGACGCGCCGGCGGGCAGCCCGACCGACCGCACGGAGCACTTCTGGGAGGCGTCCCCGTACCCGACCACCCGGCGGGTCCGCGAGCCGTGGCGGGAGCAGGGGCACACCCTGGTCCGTACGGTGTCCTTCGCGGGCCGCGGGGTCGCCGAACTGTCGGTCAGCTACGGGCCCTTCGCGCTCCCCCTCGGGGACGCCTTCCTGGAGCGGGCCTTCGAGTGCTGGGTCCACGCCGTGGACATCGCGGAGGCGGTGGACTATCCGTACGAGCCGCCCTCCGCGCCCCACCTGCACCGCATGATCGACCTGGCGGCCCGCCTCCTCCCGGAGGCCCTGGCCGGACGCCGGCGCGCGGGGCTGGCCTCGCCCGCGCGCGGGCTGGTCGCGGCGGGAGCCCCGGGCCGCACCCTGCACCTGGAGATCGAGGGCGCGGGCGGAGGCGGCTGGGACATCGCGCTGGACTCCCCGGCGGCGAAGCCTTCGCCCGACCACACGGTGGCCCGGATCGCCCTGGACGGCCACGAGTTCTGCCAGCTCGCGGCGGGCCACATCTCGCCGGAGGACGCGGCCGTCGGCCAGAACGGCGACCGCGAGGCCATCCGCGACGTCCTCTTCGCGGCAGCCTCGCTGAGCCGGCTGTAG
- the purU gene encoding formyltetrahydrofolate deformylase, translating into MSDDLQPQTPAPQQYVLTLSCPDKQGIVHAVSSYLFMTGCNIEDSRQFGDRDTGLFFMRVHFTADAPVTVEKLRASFAAIGDSFRMDWQIHRSDERMRIVLMVSKFGHCLNDLLFRTRIGALPVDIAAVVSNHTDFEELVGSYGIPFVHVPVTKDTKAAAEAQVLELVRSENVELVVLARYMQVLSDTFCKELSGRIINIHHSFLPSFKGAKPYHQAHARGVKLIGATAHYVTADLDEGPIIEQEVERVGHEVTPEQLVAIGRDVECQALARAVKWHSEHRVLLNGTRTVVFA; encoded by the coding sequence ATGAGCGATGACCTGCAGCCGCAGACCCCGGCCCCCCAGCAGTACGTACTGACCCTCTCCTGCCCGGACAAGCAGGGCATCGTGCACGCGGTGTCCAGCTACCTCTTCATGACCGGGTGCAACATCGAGGACAGCCGGCAGTTCGGCGACCGTGACACAGGTCTCTTCTTCATGCGGGTCCACTTCACGGCGGACGCCCCGGTGACCGTGGAGAAGCTGCGGGCCAGCTTCGCCGCGATCGGCGACTCCTTCCGGATGGACTGGCAGATCCACCGCTCCGACGAGCGCATGCGGATCGTGCTGATGGTCTCCAAGTTCGGGCACTGCCTCAACGACCTGCTCTTCCGCACCCGGATCGGCGCCCTGCCCGTGGACATCGCGGCGGTGGTCTCGAACCACACGGACTTCGAGGAACTGGTCGGCTCCTACGGGATCCCCTTCGTGCACGTCCCGGTGACCAAGGACACGAAGGCGGCGGCGGAGGCGCAGGTCCTGGAGCTGGTGCGCTCCGAGAACGTCGAGCTCGTCGTCCTCGCCCGCTACATGCAGGTCCTGTCGGACACCTTCTGCAAGGAGCTCAGCGGGCGGATCATCAACATCCACCACTCGTTCCTGCCGAGCTTCAAGGGCGCGAAGCCGTACCACCAGGCGCACGCGCGGGGCGTGAAGCTGATCGGCGCGACCGCGCACTACGTGACCGCGGACCTGGACGAGGGCCCGATCATCGAGCAGGAAGTGGAACGGGTGGGCCACGAGGTCACCCCGGAGCAGCTGGTGGCGATCGGCCGCGACGTGGAGTGCCAGGCGCTGGCGCGCGCGGTGAAGTGGCACAGCGAGCACCGCGTCCTCCTCAACGGCACCCGCACGGTCGTCTTCGCGTAG